One Owenweeksia hongkongensis DSM 17368 genomic region harbors:
- the galE gene encoding UDP-glucose 4-epimerase GalE: protein MAKILVTGGLGFIGSHTVVELQQAGHEAVIIDDLSNTTSDVLERIVSITNQKPEFVELDLKDKSAVYSFFENHKDIDGVIHFAAYKAVGESVHKPLEYYENNFGSLVHILQGMRDYDLDNLIFSSSCTVYGETDDLPITENSPVVEALSPYGNTKQVGEEILKDAIRAHNFNVVSLRYFNPIGAHPTAKIGELPLGVPLNLVPYVTQTAIGLREQLAVFGNDYETRDGTCVRDYIHVVDVAKAHVIAVERLVSKKNADNYEVFNLGTGTGSTVLEVIQSFEKVSGEKLNYKIVDRRPGDVTAAYADTTKANEVLGWTTEKTLDDAMADAWRWEKKIRQEMADKVKS from the coding sequence ATGGCTAAAATTCTTGTAACCGGTGGTTTGGGATTTATCGGTTCACATACTGTGGTGGAGCTGCAGCAGGCAGGTCACGAAGCGGTGATTATTGATGATTTGAGCAACACAACAAGTGATGTGTTGGAAAGGATCGTAAGTATCACTAATCAAAAGCCGGAGTTTGTGGAGCTGGATCTTAAAGACAAAAGCGCTGTCTATTCCTTTTTTGAAAATCATAAAGATATTGACGGTGTAATTCACTTTGCGGCTTACAAGGCTGTGGGTGAGTCTGTGCATAAGCCACTGGAGTATTACGAGAATAATTTTGGATCGTTGGTTCACATCCTACAAGGGATGCGTGATTATGACTTGGATAACTTGATATTCAGCAGCAGCTGTACGGTATATGGCGAAACGGATGATTTGCCCATTACCGAAAACAGCCCTGTGGTAGAAGCGCTTTCTCCTTATGGAAATACAAAACAAGTAGGGGAGGAGATTTTGAAAGATGCCATTCGTGCGCATAATTTCAACGTTGTTTCTCTAAGATATTTTAACCCGATTGGGGCTCACCCAACAGCTAAGATTGGTGAACTTCCTCTTGGTGTTCCGCTTAATTTGGTACCATACGTTACCCAAACGGCTATTGGTTTGCGTGAGCAACTTGCAGTTTTTGGCAATGATTATGAAACCCGCGATGGCACTTGTGTGCGCGACTATATTCATGTGGTGGACGTAGCCAAGGCACACGTGATAGCTGTTGAGCGTTTGGTTAGCAAAAAGAACGCGGATAACTACGAAGTTTTTAATCTAGGAACAGGGACTGGCAGCACAGTTCTTGAAGTAATTCAATCTTTCGAGAAAGTTTCTGGAGAAAAGCTGAACTACAAAATTGTAGATCGCAGACCCGGTGATGTAACTGCAGCTTATGCAGACACGACTAAAGCCAATGAGGTTTTGGGCTGGACTACCGAAAAAACTTTAGATGATGCCATGGCAGATGCCTGGCGATGGGAAAAGAAAATAAGACAGGAAATGGCTGATAAAGTTAAGTCCTGA
- a CDS encoding UDP-glucuronic acid decarboxylase family protein — translation MKRILITGAAGFLGSHLCDRFIKEGYHVIGMDNLITGDLKNIEHLFALENFEFCHHDVSKFIHVPGELDYILHFASPASPIDYLKIPIQTLKVGSLGTHNCLGLAMAKGARILVASTSEVYGDPEVHPQTEEYWGHVNPVGPRGVYDEAKRFQEAMTMAYHTYHGLETRIIRIFNTYGPRMRLNDGRVLPAFIGQALRGEDLTVFGDGSQTRSFCYVDDLVEGIYRLLLSDYAQPVNIGNPDEITIGDFAEEIIKLTGTTQKVIYQDLPKDDPTQRQPNITKAREILGWEPKVNRAEGLKITYDYFKNLPEDELYKKEHKDFEGYIRKAKVEANG, via the coding sequence TAATTACCGGAGCTGCCGGATTTTTAGGTTCACATCTCTGTGATCGTTTTATAAAAGAAGGATACCACGTAATTGGGATGGACAATCTCATTACCGGTGACCTTAAAAATATTGAGCACCTTTTTGCACTTGAAAACTTTGAGTTTTGTCATCATGACGTTTCTAAGTTTATCCACGTTCCTGGTGAGTTGGATTATATCCTGCACTTTGCCTCACCAGCCAGCCCTATTGATTACCTAAAGATTCCTATTCAAACTTTGAAGGTAGGTTCTTTGGGAACGCACAATTGCCTTGGTTTAGCTATGGCTAAAGGAGCGCGTATTTTGGTGGCTTCTACCTCTGAGGTGTACGGTGACCCTGAAGTTCATCCTCAAACAGAAGAATATTGGGGACATGTAAACCCTGTTGGTCCACGCGGTGTGTATGATGAAGCCAAGCGTTTTCAGGAAGCTATGACTATGGCTTACCATACGTATCATGGTTTAGAAACCCGCATCATCCGTATTTTTAACACTTACGGGCCACGTATGCGTCTAAATGATGGTCGTGTATTGCCAGCCTTCATTGGCCAGGCTTTGCGCGGTGAAGATCTTACTGTATTTGGTGATGGTTCGCAAACGCGTTCTTTCTGCTATGTTGATGATTTGGTAGAAGGTATTTACCGTTTGCTTTTGAGTGATTATGCTCAGCCGGTAAACATTGGTAACCCTGATGAAATCACAATTGGCGATTTTGCGGAGGAGATTATCAAATTGACAGGAACCACCCAAAAAGTGATTTACCAAGATCTTCCTAAAGATGATCCTACTCAGCGCCAGCCAAACATTACTAAGGCCCGCGAAATTCTTGGATGGGAGCCAAAAGTAAATCGTGCTGAAGGTTTAAAAATCACTTATGATTATTTTAAGAACCTTCCTGAAGATGAGCTTTACAAAAAAGAGCATAAAGATTTTGAAGGCTATATCCGCAAAGCAAAAGTAGAAGCAAATGGCTAA